Proteins from a genomic interval of Diaphorobacter sp. HDW4A:
- a CDS encoding IclR family transcriptional regulator, which produces MSKVLSSDSSEKNDGVAAVDRALVIATSLANAGSALTLTELSQRTGMYKSTLLRLLSSLEKAGLVVHRTDKRYALGPLAFVFGRAFEQTNGLQDAIHPQLVWLVNQGTESPSFHVRHDEEHRLCLMRIDSNHSTLDRIRAGDLLPIGRGAAGKVLTAFGQGLPAKPLSAEDLLFTSFGERDPLCGAIAAPVFGPSASLVGAMSVSGPLERFSEMAVARMKSLMLKAAQEATQDLGGKWPQQVVTEA; this is translated from the coding sequence ATGTCCAAGGTTCTCTCGAGCGATTCTTCTGAAAAAAACGACGGCGTCGCGGCCGTGGATCGCGCGCTGGTGATTGCCACCTCGCTGGCCAATGCCGGCAGTGCGCTTACGCTGACCGAGCTGTCGCAGCGCACGGGCATGTACAAGAGCACGCTGCTGCGGCTGCTGTCGTCGCTGGAGAAAGCAGGGCTGGTCGTGCATCGCACCGACAAGCGCTATGCGCTCGGGCCGCTGGCCTTCGTGTTCGGGCGGGCATTCGAGCAGACCAACGGGCTGCAGGACGCGATTCATCCGCAGTTGGTGTGGCTGGTGAATCAGGGGACGGAGAGCCCGTCTTTCCATGTGCGCCATGACGAGGAGCACCGCCTGTGCCTGATGCGCATCGACTCCAACCATTCGACGCTGGACCGCATCCGCGCGGGGGATCTGCTGCCGATTGGGCGCGGTGCGGCGGGCAAGGTGCTGACGGCGTTTGGTCAGGGGCTGCCCGCAAAGCCGCTTTCTGCCGAGGATCTGCTGTTCACCTCGTTCGGCGAGCGCGATCCGCTGTGCGGCGCGATTGCGGCGCCGGTGTTTGGGCCATCGGCTTCGCTGGTGGGGGCGATGTCGGTGTCGGGGCCGCTGGAGCGGTTTTCGGAGATGGCTGTCGCGCGCATGAAATCGCTGATGCTGAAAGCCGCGCAGGAGGCTACACAGGATCTCGGCGGCAAGTGGCCGCAGCAGGTGGTGACCGAGGCCTGA
- a CDS encoding acyl-CoA carboxylase subunit beta yields MGGPEKLKRHRDAGKLPVRERITALVDEGSFREVGGLAGGGAYDDNGELTDFTPSNLLMGRARIAGRPAVVMGDDFTVRGGANDGAVGDKMIVAEQMAHDLRIPLVRLVDGTGGGGSVKNIELKGHTLLPKLKSWPYIARNLATVPVVGLGLGSVAGLGAARVSASHYSVMVKDTAQLFVAGPPVVARTGQTIDKNDLGGSQIHTRNGVVDDEAVSEADAFERARRFLSYLPSSIYELPPRAESGRDAAADQEALRKAIPENTRSVYKIRSIVETLVDTGSFMEIGRHWGKAIAAGLARIDGWPVVVVASDPYHYGGAWDRQTAEKYMRMVDLAEQFHLPVVNLVDVPGFRIGLEAEKEGVMRAGVRALTAIAQSTVPWCTIIIRKAFGVAGGGHQNADRFNFRYAWPSAQWGSLPIEGGLEVAYKADIEASDDPEATRAKIEKRVRGLTSPYRSAEAFVIEDIIDPAHTRTALVEFATIAAPLRQAGRASFGFRP; encoded by the coding sequence ATGGGCGGCCCCGAAAAGCTCAAGCGCCACCGCGACGCCGGCAAGCTACCGGTGCGCGAACGCATCACGGCACTGGTCGATGAAGGCTCGTTCCGCGAGGTCGGCGGCCTCGCTGGCGGCGGAGCGTATGACGACAACGGCGAGCTGACCGACTTCACACCGTCCAACCTGCTCATGGGCCGCGCGCGCATCGCGGGGCGTCCTGCCGTGGTGATGGGCGACGACTTCACCGTGCGCGGCGGCGCCAACGATGGCGCGGTAGGCGACAAGATGATCGTGGCCGAGCAGATGGCGCACGACCTGCGCATTCCGCTGGTGCGGCTGGTGGACGGGACCGGCGGCGGCGGCTCGGTCAAGAACATCGAACTCAAGGGCCACACGCTGCTGCCCAAGCTGAAATCCTGGCCCTACATCGCGCGCAATCTCGCGACCGTGCCGGTGGTGGGTCTGGGCCTCGGCTCGGTCGCCGGACTCGGCGCGGCGCGCGTCTCGGCCAGCCACTATTCGGTGATGGTCAAGGACACGGCGCAGCTCTTCGTCGCGGGCCCCCCGGTGGTCGCACGCACCGGCCAGACCATCGACAAGAACGACCTCGGTGGCAGCCAGATCCACACGCGCAACGGCGTGGTCGATGACGAGGCCGTCTCCGAAGCCGACGCCTTCGAGCGCGCGCGCCGCTTTCTCTCTTACTTGCCCTCGTCGATCTACGAGCTACCCCCGCGCGCCGAATCGGGCCGCGACGCTGCCGCCGATCAAGAGGCGCTGCGCAAGGCGATTCCTGAGAACACGCGCTCGGTCTACAAGATCCGCAGCATCGTCGAGACGCTGGTGGACACCGGTAGCTTCATGGAAATCGGCCGCCACTGGGGCAAGGCGATTGCCGCAGGTCTTGCGCGCATCGACGGCTGGCCCGTCGTCGTCGTCGCGAGCGACCCGTATCACTACGGCGGCGCATGGGACCGGCAGACCGCCGAGAAATACATGCGCATGGTCGATCTGGCCGAGCAGTTTCACTTGCCGGTGGTGAATCTGGTCGACGTACCTGGTTTCCGCATCGGGCTCGAGGCCGAGAAGGAAGGCGTGATGCGCGCGGGCGTGCGCGCGCTCACCGCCATCGCGCAGAGCACCGTGCCGTGGTGCACCATCATCATCCGCAAGGCCTTTGGTGTGGCAGGCGGCGGGCATCAGAACGCGGACCGTTTCAACTTTCGCTACGCATGGCCGTCTGCGCAATGGGGTTCGCTGCCCATCGAAGGCGGACTGGAAGTGGCCTACAAGGCCGACATCGAAGCATCTGACGACCCCGAGGCCACGCGCGCCAAGATCGAAAAGCGAGTGCGCGGACTCACCTCGCCCTACCGCAGCGCCGAGGCCTTCGTGATCGAGGACATCATCGATCCTGCGCACACCCGCACCGCGCTTGTCGAGTTCGCCACCATCGCCGCGCCGCTGCGCCAGGCGGGTCGCGCAAGCTTCGGCTTCCGTCCTTGA
- a CDS encoding DUF2061 domain-containing protein, with amino-acid sequence MTRLIQAARQNRLTLMKTGSYYLIHICVAALVAYAVTGNLIASLTLSLLEPTVQAAAFFFHEKGWERSLKRRELERQANGDDIHGTHVAAAGA; translated from the coding sequence ATGACCCGCCTGATCCAAGCCGCCCGCCAGAACCGCCTGACCCTCATGAAGACCGGCAGCTACTATCTCATCCACATCTGCGTGGCCGCGCTGGTGGCCTACGCCGTCACCGGCAACCTCATCGCCTCGCTCACGCTGAGTCTGCTCGAGCCCACCGTGCAGGCCGCGGCCTTCTTCTTCCACGAAAAGGGCTGGGAGCGCTCGCTCAAACGCCGCGAGCTCGAGCGACAGGCCAATGGCGATGACATTCACGGCACGCACGTTGCCGCAGCGGGCGCTTGA
- a CDS encoding tripartite tricarboxylate transporter substrate binding protein — translation MNSTKRIFLTAIAGAAATFIAMGTASAQQAGGAYPNKPIRFVVGFSAGNSIDSVARIIAQHITNKTGQAVVVDNKTGANGMLAASDVAKAAPDGYTVLISNSSTITVNPSLYKKMAYDVKKDFAPVSLMVSVPFILTVNPQNEPIGSAPNLKAMLDLAKAKPGAYSYGSAGVGNLTQLSYELLNGMAGVKMTHVAYRGTAPAQVAVLSKEVDSTFDNPSSVPKIKAGQLRAMAVTSAQRWHELPDVPTIAEAGYPGFDISFWVGALAPSGTPAPVVKTLSDLIATAVQDPEVKAKLMQQGNLRMLAPQQFETQIDNETKQYAEIIRKANISLD, via the coding sequence GTGAACAGCACCAAACGCATCTTTCTGACCGCCATCGCTGGCGCGGCAGCCACCTTCATCGCCATGGGCACGGCATCGGCGCAGCAAGCCGGCGGCGCCTATCCCAACAAGCCGATCCGCTTTGTCGTCGGTTTCAGCGCGGGCAATTCCATCGATTCGGTCGCGCGCATCATTGCGCAACACATCACCAACAAGACCGGCCAGGCCGTGGTGGTGGACAACAAGACCGGCGCCAACGGCATGCTCGCGGCATCCGACGTCGCCAAGGCCGCGCCCGACGGCTACACCGTTCTGATCAGCAACTCCAGCACCATCACGGTCAATCCGTCGCTCTACAAGAAGATGGCGTATGACGTGAAGAAGGACTTCGCACCGGTCTCGCTGATGGTCTCGGTGCCGTTCATCCTCACCGTCAATCCGCAGAACGAGCCCATCGGCAGCGCGCCCAATCTCAAGGCCATGCTCGATCTCGCCAAGGCCAAGCCCGGCGCGTACTCCTACGGATCTGCGGGCGTGGGCAATCTCACGCAGTTGAGCTACGAACTGCTCAACGGCATGGCGGGCGTGAAGATGACGCACGTCGCCTATCGCGGCACCGCGCCCGCACAGGTCGCCGTACTGTCCAAGGAGGTGGACTCGACCTTCGATAACCCCTCCTCGGTCCCGAAGATCAAGGCGGGCCAGTTGCGCGCGATGGCCGTCACCTCAGCCCAACGCTGGCATGAGCTGCCCGATGTGCCGACGATTGCCGAAGCGGGCTATCCGGGCTTCGACATCTCGTTCTGGGTGGGCGCACTGGCCCCGTCCGGAACGCCCGCTCCGGTGGTCAAGACGCTGTCGGACCTGATCGCCACTGCGGTGCAAGACCCCGAGGTCAAGGCCAAACTCATGCAGCAAGGCAACCTGCGCATGCTTGCGCCCCAGCAGTTCGAGACGCAGATCGACAACGAAACCAAGCAGTACGCCGAGATCATCCGCAAGGCCAACATCTCGCTGGACTGA